In Lentibacillus amyloliquefaciens, one DNA window encodes the following:
- the ytxC gene encoding putative sporulation protein YtxC → MFLLEVYFESDKEAISFCENLFQLNKEIELHWRTTKVWGNYLQLESRAAGTDFMETIARAMVGVFVTHRLTSMLNSIIRRNYYYSNADEIERILDLSYWICTGDDKDSQMVRNHKDPSKLLYSLLLSNIKQSGTIHFDSLISFQLKVFKDQLNHYVGLAIDEFKREEDHQAFIDSLRKYISKRKPVFNTIYILQGDSFSFYRPDGKRFSRMELQVLMQKEPLYIVGLDAEELNLSPLIAMAPEKIRIYGDDPADPKTLTVINIFQERATFESISKFPFRPHLKNK, encoded by the coding sequence ATGTTTTTGCTGGAAGTTTATTTTGAATCGGATAAAGAGGCGATTAGCTTTTGTGAGAACTTGTTTCAATTGAATAAAGAAATTGAATTACACTGGCGAACAACGAAAGTATGGGGGAATTATCTTCAGCTGGAATCCCGGGCAGCCGGCACCGATTTCATGGAGACGATTGCCCGGGCTATGGTTGGTGTATTTGTGACTCACCGCTTGACAAGCATGCTCAATAGCATTATCAGGCGCAATTATTATTATTCGAATGCAGATGAAATTGAACGGATTTTGGATTTGTCGTATTGGATCTGTACCGGAGATGATAAAGACAGCCAGATGGTACGAAATCATAAAGATCCGAGCAAGCTGCTTTATTCATTACTTTTGTCTAACATTAAACAGTCAGGTACAATTCATTTCGATTCACTTATCAGTTTTCAATTAAAGGTTTTTAAAGATCAGCTCAATCATTATGTTGGGCTTGCGATTGATGAGTTCAAACGTGAAGAAGATCATCAGGCATTTATTGATTCGCTCAGGAAATATATCAGTAAACGAAAGCCTGTATTCAACACCATATATATTTTACAAGGCGATTCGTTTTCTTTTTATAGGCCGGATGGCAAGCGGTTTTCACGAATGGAATTACAAGTGCTGATGCAAAAAGAACCGCTTTATATTGTCGGTCTGGATGCCGAAGAGCTGAATTTGTCACCGCTGATAGCGATGGCACCTGAAAAAATCAGAATTTATGGTGATGATCCGGCAGATCCAAAAACATTAACGGTCATTAATATCTTTCAGGAAAGAGCCACATTTGAATCAATCAGCAAATTTCCTTTCCGGCCTCATTTAAAAAATAAATAA
- the dnaI gene encoding primosomal protein DnaI has protein sequence MKPVQSEIQKWMKQNQNFKENYLKVREEVLNDPEISEFLSLNPQLSQKEIDKNLIKLYEYKTQSKQCDKCKSYGSCINMIQGYSPILRTDNGEIHLVYEKCHNRTDYEKQKEQQDLIQSLYMPKDILNASVDSIDIDNQRQPVVYEMLTFLKEAKTNLPSKGIYFYGPFGVGKTYFLGALANELKQFNISSMLIYMPEFVREMKSSIKDDSINDKINYFKKTDVLMLDDIGAETQSAWFRDEILGSILQYRMMENLPVFFTSNYSMEQLEEQLATTNRGGSETVKAGRIIERIKQVTKEVELQGDNRRDL, from the coding sequence ATGAAACCAGTACAGTCTGAAATTCAAAAATGGATGAAACAAAACCAAAATTTCAAAGAAAACTATTTGAAAGTAAGGGAAGAGGTGCTGAACGATCCTGAAATCAGTGAATTCTTGTCGCTTAACCCTCAGCTATCCCAAAAAGAAATTGACAAAAACCTTATCAAACTCTATGAATATAAAACACAATCGAAGCAGTGTGATAAGTGCAAGAGTTATGGCAGCTGCATAAATATGATTCAAGGTTATTCACCGATATTGCGGACGGACAACGGTGAAATACATCTTGTATATGAGAAATGCCATAACCGCACTGATTATGAAAAACAGAAGGAACAGCAGGATTTGATTCAGAGCTTGTATATGCCAAAAGATATATTAAATGCAAGTGTTGACAGCATCGATATCGATAATCAAAGACAGCCGGTTGTCTATGAAATGTTAACCTTTTTAAAAGAAGCGAAAACGAACCTCCCATCTAAAGGAATTTATTTCTATGGGCCATTCGGCGTGGGGAAAACGTATTTTCTTGGTGCGCTCGCAAATGAGCTGAAGCAGTTTAATATATCATCCATGCTCATTTATATGCCTGAGTTTGTCCGGGAGATGAAAAGCTCCATTAAAGATGATTCGATTAATGACAAGATTAATTATTTCAAAAAGACCGATGTCCTTATGCTTGATGATATCGGGGCTGAAACACAGTCGGCCTGGTTCCGTGATGAGATACTCGGATCTATTTTACAATACCGGATGATGGAAAATTTGCCGGTATTTTTCACCTCCAACTACAGTATGGAGCAATTGGAGGAACAGCTTGCAACAACGAACCGGGGCGGCAGTGAGACGGTCAAAGCCGGTCGGATTATTGAACGGATCAAACAAGTCACTAAAGAGGTCGAATTGCAAGGTGATAACCGCCGTGATTTATGA
- a CDS encoding replication initiation and membrane attachment family protein produces MSDIGKILPIEGYRVLLKRSLPVEYTKSLTHLYQPLVGVTAVSLYQTLINELDFQEESAAQTHHTLMNYMNLPLDKIYRSRIKLEGLGLLKTYQHKSSEHSVYTYELLPPFAPAEFFGDDMLAQLLYHHIGESKFTLLQEHFRVQHSDKGTNITAAFNDVFQTFQPDAATIPYMETQENSQVTEETFPSIDFSWMEQMLQSRMIPAKKVLTAANKRLIHQMMTLYGLAEFEVEKAVLWALTEENTLSAGEFKEACHDLFQSKNQSSSIRLAEKTTNKAVETDVKPTTKEEQLISKLENISPKELLEDFSNGEHASGQDLKMIREVMTTQGLPSPVMNVLIHYVLLQSDMKLSKAYMETIASHWSRANLKTASEAMAFAKNQKAQYQERKNKPKNYRKPASKEVVPEWFKERKKKKPQAEQTSTNTAQNNEEFAALLREFSNGKQ; encoded by the coding sequence ATGAGTGATATCGGAAAAATTTTGCCCATCGAAGGATACCGGGTTTTACTTAAAAGAAGCCTGCCGGTTGAGTATACTAAATCGTTAACACATTTGTATCAGCCGCTTGTCGGCGTTACGGCGGTTTCACTCTATCAGACACTGATCAATGAGTTGGATTTCCAGGAAGAATCAGCGGCTCAGACACATCATACATTGATGAATTACATGAACTTGCCGCTCGACAAAATTTATAGATCCAGAATAAAGCTGGAAGGGCTTGGCTTATTGAAAACGTATCAGCATAAATCCAGTGAACATAGTGTATATACGTATGAGCTTTTGCCACCGTTTGCCCCGGCTGAATTTTTTGGTGATGATATGCTTGCACAATTGCTTTATCATCATATTGGTGAGTCGAAGTTTACGTTGTTGCAGGAGCATTTTCGCGTGCAGCATTCTGATAAGGGAACCAATATAACCGCTGCCTTCAACGACGTATTCCAAACTTTTCAGCCTGATGCTGCGACGATTCCGTACATGGAAACACAGGAGAACAGCCAAGTAACAGAAGAAACATTCCCATCAATCGATTTTTCCTGGATGGAACAAATGCTTCAATCACGGATGATTCCTGCCAAAAAAGTACTGACAGCAGCAAATAAACGGCTTATACACCAGATGATGACACTGTATGGTTTGGCAGAATTTGAAGTCGAAAAGGCTGTGCTTTGGGCGCTTACAGAAGAAAACACACTTTCAGCAGGTGAATTTAAGGAAGCGTGCCACGATTTGTTTCAATCAAAAAATCAATCGTCTTCAATACGGCTCGCTGAGAAAACTACCAATAAAGCAGTGGAAACAGACGTTAAGCCAACCACGAAGGAAGAGCAGCTTATTTCGAAACTGGAAAACATTTCACCGAAAGAACTGCTTGAAGATTTTTCCAACGGCGAACATGCATCAGGCCAGGATTTGAAGATGATTCGGGAAGTCATGACGACACAAGGTCTCCCTTCACCGGTTATGAACGTACTGATTCATTATGTACTGCTGCAGTCTGATATGAAATTGTCAAAAGCATATATGGAAACAATCGCCAGCCACTGGTCACGAGCGAATTTAAAAACGGCGAGTGAAGCTATGGCATTTGCCAAAAATCAAAAGGCGCAATATCAAGAGCGTAAAAACAAACCTAAAAACTACCGCAAGCCAGCCTCCAAAGAAGTGGTGCCGGAATGGTTTAAAGAGCGGAAAAAGAAAAAGCCGCAAGCTGAACAAACCAGTACGAATACCGCACAGAATAACGAAGAATTTGCAGCATTGCTCCGGGAATTCTCAAACGGAAAACAATAA
- the nrdR gene encoding transcriptional regulator NrdR, protein MRCSNCQNKSTKVLDSRPIEEGRSIRRRRECERCGFRFTTFERIEEVPLIVVKKDGTRQEYSREKLIRGLIKACEKRPVALEQIEGIAIDVEKELRNTGVSEIESNDIGEMVMERLSDVDEVAYVRFASVYRQFKDLSVFLDELKDLIKSDKERSE, encoded by the coding sequence ATGAGATGTTCAAATTGCCAAAATAAAAGTACAAAAGTACTGGATTCCCGGCCGATTGAGGAAGGCCGTTCAATACGCAGACGCAGGGAATGTGAACGGTGTGGTTTCCGGTTCACCACGTTTGAACGGATTGAAGAAGTTCCATTAATTGTCGTTAAAAAAGATGGCACACGTCAGGAATACAGCCGTGAGAAACTGATACGCGGCTTGATTAAAGCCTGTGAAAAGCGGCCAGTCGCACTTGAGCAGATTGAAGGCATTGCAATTGATGTGGAAAAGGAGCTCAGAAATACAGGCGTATCCGAAATAGAAAGTAATGACATTGGTGAAATGGTAATGGAGAGGTTGTCTGATGTTGATGAGGTCGCATACGTTCGTTTTGCTTCTGTCTATCGCCAGTTCAAGGATCTATCCGTTTTTTTGGATGAATTGAAAGACTTGATCAAATCTGATAAAGAACGATCCGAATGA
- a CDS encoding glyceraldehyde-3-phosphate dehydrogenase, whose protein sequence is MNKTRVAINGFGRIGRMVFRQAVKDQQLDMVAINANYPPETLAHLIKYDSIHGIFDSEIKALQDGLEVDGKQIKIVSSRDPEKLPWQDLDIDVVIEATGKFKSKEEAGRHIQAGAKKVVITAPGKQVDNTLVMGVNEQSYKPENDEVISNASCTTNCLAPVVKVLDEHFTIENGLMTTVHSFTNDQKNLDNPHKDLRRARGLTQSIIPTSTGAAKALGEVLPHLQGKLHGTALRVPTPNVSLIDLVIDVEENTTPEMVNAIFRDASKNDMQGIIQYSDEPLVSVDYTTSNYSAIIDGLSTMVMQDNKIKILAWYDNEWGYSKRVVDLAKYVGSYLSKKHVKVS, encoded by the coding sequence ATGAATAAAACCCGAGTTGCAATTAACGGATTTGGCCGTATTGGCCGCATGGTTTTTCGTCAGGCGGTAAAAGATCAACAATTAGACATGGTGGCAATCAATGCCAATTATCCTCCTGAAACACTTGCACATTTAATTAAGTATGACAGTATTCATGGTATTTTTGACAGTGAAATTAAGGCGCTGCAAGATGGACTGGAAGTTGATGGCAAGCAAATTAAGATTGTCAGTTCACGCGACCCGGAAAAGTTGCCATGGCAAGACCTTGATATTGATGTTGTCATCGAAGCAACAGGAAAATTCAAATCAAAAGAAGAGGCAGGGCGGCACATTCAGGCTGGAGCAAAAAAGGTTGTCATCACAGCTCCCGGCAAACAAGTTGACAACACACTTGTGATGGGCGTCAATGAACAATCATACAAACCGGAAAATGATGAGGTTATTTCCAATGCTTCCTGCACGACTAATTGCCTGGCACCTGTCGTAAAAGTATTGGATGAACATTTTACAATTGAGAATGGCCTGATGACGACAGTGCATTCGTTTACAAATGACCAAAAGAACCTTGATAACCCGCATAAAGATTTGCGCAGGGCCCGCGGGCTCACCCAATCGATCATTCCAACTTCAACTGGTGCTGCCAAGGCATTAGGCGAGGTGCTTCCGCATTTGCAAGGGAAACTGCATGGAACAGCACTGAGAGTCCCGACACCGAATGTTTCGCTGATTGATTTGGTCATTGACGTGGAAGAAAATACAACCCCTGAGATGGTAAACGCTATTTTTCGCGACGCTTCCAAAAATGATATGCAGGGCATTATCCAATACAGTGATGAACCGCTCGTTTCGGTCGATTATACAACAAGTAACTACTCGGCTATTATCGACGGGTTGTCAACTATGGTCATGCAAGATAATAAGATTAAAATATTAGCTTGGTATGACAATGAATGGGGCTACTCAAAACGCGTTGTGGATCTCGCTAAGTATGTTGGAAGTTATTTGAGCAAGAAACATGTGAAAGTTTCATAA
- a CDS encoding ArsR/SmtB family transcription factor has protein sequence MEKAFFIPAYPKPSLNMVQSLGVNLLTHIQLTDYYLNSSTLSSESLKDLTNKLPDHLINDLQLLRTVFAHGVILRGYYIKSINNLNKDWDEFISWWKEMTEDHVLDLVIYGIRETMDYYYQYLPRIPLVEETMKDVSLDEDQLKDPENRRRAIKAVLESWSTTDIEGSLTFYEDLKRVKAKIIQLIEGFWLSGFNDLWESEQNRLSEWHLQNEKILSKSFRTNLEALLELTGLYPDTNETDQLKRATKVTFIPVLNLGRLLTFENINNHMYVMFEPSSDETEKETYSSQQHLSDVSPAFEGLGDQTRLQILVLLAENKEMFAQQVIKKLNMKQSTISRHLNQLHKSGLVSIRQEGNTKYFSISQNRISDVINVLESLLTRG, from the coding sequence GTGGAGAAAGCATTTTTTATACCTGCCTATCCAAAGCCAAGTCTTAATATGGTGCAATCGTTGGGGGTAAATCTCCTGACACATATTCAGCTGACTGATTATTATTTAAACAGTTCCACGCTTTCTTCAGAATCATTAAAAGATCTTACCAATAAGCTGCCTGACCATCTCATAAACGATTTGCAGTTGTTGCGAACAGTTTTTGCTCATGGCGTCATACTCAGAGGTTATTACATCAAATCAATTAATAATTTGAATAAGGATTGGGATGAGTTTATTAGCTGGTGGAAGGAGATGACCGAGGATCACGTATTGGATTTAGTCATTTACGGCATCAGGGAGACGATGGACTATTATTATCAATATTTGCCGCGTATACCTCTTGTAGAGGAAACGATGAAGGATGTCAGCTTAGATGAAGATCAATTAAAGGATCCCGAAAACCGCCGCAGGGCCATAAAAGCTGTTTTGGAGAGCTGGTCAACAACGGATATAGAAGGGTCTCTAACTTTCTATGAAGACTTGAAGCGCGTGAAAGCCAAAATAATTCAATTGATCGAGGGGTTCTGGTTATCAGGTTTCAACGATCTGTGGGAAAGTGAACAAAATCGGTTATCAGAATGGCACCTGCAAAACGAAAAAATTTTATCTAAATCATTCAGGACAAACCTTGAAGCCCTTCTCGAACTGACAGGTTTATATCCTGATACGAATGAAACGGACCAGCTGAAACGGGCAACAAAAGTGACATTTATTCCCGTTCTTAATTTAGGAAGACTGCTGACCTTTGAAAATATCAACAACCATATGTATGTCATGTTTGAGCCTTCATCAGATGAAACGGAAAAGGAAACATATTCATCACAACAACATTTGTCAGATGTTTCCCCGGCCTTTGAAGGTCTCGGCGATCAGACGCGCCTGCAAATTCTTGTGCTTCTCGCTGAAAACAAGGAAATGTTTGCTCAGCAAGTCATCAAGAAACTCAATATGAAACAAAGCACAATATCACGTCATCTCAATCAATTGCATAAATCAGGTCTCGTCTCGATCCGTCAAGAAGGCAACACAAAGTATTTTTCAATCAGCCAAAATAGGATAAGCGACGTGATAAACGTTCTGGAGTCATTATTAACAAGAGGTTAA
- a CDS encoding VOC family protein, which translates to MTNFKIEKLSTIVIPVKNMDRSIHFYKNVLGLTEEFIEDGMAYFSVGPGESKMTIMLHIIDEPEPVEKGVIFELLADDVTKAVASIKSAGGKIMQEPVDREWGVKEAVISDPDGYRIWIVQPLS; encoded by the coding sequence ATGACAAATTTTAAAATTGAAAAACTCAGTACTATCGTCATCCCGGTGAAAAACATGGACAGATCCATACATTTTTACAAGAATGTTTTAGGTTTGACTGAAGAATTTATAGAAGATGGCATGGCCTATTTTTCTGTTGGACCGGGTGAAAGTAAAATGACCATCATGCTGCATATTATTGATGAACCTGAACCGGTCGAAAAAGGTGTGATCTTTGAACTATTGGCTGACGATGTAACTAAAGCTGTTGCCTCCATCAAAAGCGCCGGCGGAAAAATTATGCAGGAACCTGTTGACCGCGAATGGGGTGTCAAAGAAGCTGTCATTAGTGATCCGGATGGTTATCGAATTTGGATTGTCCAGCCTTTGTCATAG
- a CDS encoding GNAT family N-acetyltransferase, which translates to MKISIIKPQTEYAEAIAAICTAGWRQTVEGKLSEEYQKKNVAFWYNHERVINDINAGAYTHAALIDSEVAGVIGGGMTGPDIAEIFMLYVNEMYRYQGIGRRLLEALTREVIDQGASEQWVSVQEDNQRGIPFYEARGFVYQEKRGTLTETGEEQVSFRYVRSIHETL; encoded by the coding sequence TTGAAAATATCAATCATTAAACCACAGACAGAATATGCAGAAGCGATTGCTGCTATCTGTACTGCGGGCTGGAGGCAAACTGTAGAAGGAAAGCTAAGCGAAGAATACCAGAAAAAGAATGTTGCGTTTTGGTATAACCATGAACGGGTGATCAACGACATCAATGCAGGAGCTTATACGCATGCTGCACTCATTGATTCAGAAGTTGCAGGTGTAATTGGTGGCGGTATGACGGGACCGGATATAGCAGAGATATTCATGCTGTATGTGAACGAAATGTATCGGTATCAAGGAATCGGCAGACGTCTGCTTGAGGCACTGACGCGGGAAGTAATTGATCAAGGGGCTTCAGAACAATGGGTTTCTGTTCAAGAAGACAATCAGCGTGGTATTCCTTTTTACGAAGCAAGGGGTTTTGTTTATCAAGAGAAAAGGGGAACATTAACCGAAACCGGGGAAGAACAGGTTTCCTTTCGATATGTAAGATCAATACATGAGACCTTATAG
- the coaE gene encoding dephospho-CoA kinase (Dephospho-CoA kinase (CoaE) performs the final step in coenzyme A biosynthesis.), which translates to MTHVIGLTGSIASGKSTVSLMFDDFNIPVIDADKISREVVMPGEKAYEQIVETFGEGVLYDDKSLDRKKLGAIVFENEEKRQQLNNIVHPAVREKMIERRDAFAASGEKSVVLDIPLLFESKLTHFVDKTVVVYVDEGVQLERLMERDGYSEEEAYQRINAQMPVKEKAALADAVIDNNDSKHDSCRQLESLLRAWDVL; encoded by the coding sequence ATGACACATGTTATTGGACTGACAGGAAGTATTGCAAGCGGTAAAAGCACCGTTTCATTAATGTTTGATGATTTTAATATTCCGGTAATCGACGCCGATAAAATATCCCGGGAAGTTGTCATGCCGGGAGAAAAAGCATATGAACAGATTGTTGAAACATTCGGTGAAGGTGTTTTATATGATGACAAGTCACTCGACCGGAAAAAATTAGGAGCAATTGTATTCGAGAATGAGGAAAAACGTCAACAGCTAAATAATATCGTACATCCCGCAGTCAGGGAGAAGATGATTGAACGGCGAGATGCATTTGCCGCATCCGGTGAAAAAAGTGTCGTGCTCGATATCCCATTGTTATTTGAAAGCAAACTGACACATTTTGTTGATAAAACCGTTGTTGTTTATGTTGATGAAGGTGTCCAGCTCGAGCGCCTGATGGAACGCGACGGTTATTCAGAGGAAGAGGCTTACCAGCGGATTAACGCACAGATGCCGGTCAAAGAAAAGGCAGCGCTCGCCGATGCTGTCATTGACAACAATGATTCAAAACATGACTCCTGCCGACAGCTCGAATCGCTGCTTCGGGCATGGGATGTATTGTGA
- the mutM gene encoding DNA-formamidopyrimidine glycosylase, whose translation MPELPEVETIKNTLKRFVIDKTITDVSVFWPNIIKQPDDIDHFKHLLTEQSIRDIHRRGKFLLFELDDAVLVSHLRMEGKYSVHPSAEPLKKHTHVIFKFNNGEELRYNDVRKFGTMHLFKKGDERNNKPLNQLGPDPFDEAFTLDYFYQKLKKTDRVIKSVLLDQAVVAGLGNIYVDETLFKAHIHPLKKANKLKKREAKAIWEAAIHTLKEAVAQGGTTIRSYVNSQGDMGMFQQELFVYGHENEPCKTCGNPVVKMKVGGRGTHVCVSCQKMK comes from the coding sequence ATGCCGGAATTACCAGAAGTCGAGACGATAAAAAATACACTCAAACGATTTGTAATCGATAAAACCATTACGGATGTATCTGTATTTTGGCCGAATATCATTAAACAGCCCGATGATATTGATCATTTTAAACACCTTTTAACGGAACAATCGATTCGGGATATACACCGGAGAGGGAAATTTTTGTTGTTTGAACTGGATGATGCTGTTTTGGTATCCCATTTGCGGATGGAAGGCAAGTACAGTGTTCATCCGTCAGCAGAACCGTTAAAAAAACATACACACGTCATTTTTAAATTTAATAACGGGGAAGAACTCCGCTACAACGATGTGCGCAAATTCGGGACGATGCATCTATTTAAAAAAGGAGATGAACGGAACAATAAACCGCTGAACCAACTTGGCCCGGATCCGTTTGATGAAGCATTTACGCTGGATTATTTTTACCAGAAGCTAAAAAAAACCGACCGTGTCATCAAATCGGTATTGTTGGATCAGGCGGTTGTTGCCGGTTTGGGAAATATTTATGTTGACGAAACATTGTTTAAAGCACATATTCATCCGTTGAAAAAAGCGAATAAATTGAAGAAACGAGAAGCAAAAGCGATTTGGGAAGCAGCGATACACACCTTGAAAGAGGCGGTTGCCCAGGGAGGAACCACGATTCGGTCGTATGTCAATTCCCAGGGCGATATGGGAATGTTTCAGCAGGAGTTGTTTGTTTACGGCCATGAAAACGAGCCATGCAAAACATGCGGCAACCCCGTTGTGAAAATGAAAGTCGGCGGACGGGGAACTCATGTCTGTGTTTCATGTCAAAAAATGAAGTGA